Below is a genomic region from Miscanthus floridulus cultivar M001 chromosome 1, ASM1932011v1, whole genome shotgun sequence.
gttagtggacgaaaggcaggcgggagtaaataggaaactagagttatggcggtagacccttgagtctaaaggttttagattgagcagaactaaaaccgaatacatgagatgcgactttgacggagttgtacaggaggagggagatgtgagtttggaaggtcaagtagtgcctaagaaggatacctttcggtatctgggatcgatgctacagagggatggagatattgatgcggacgttagccatagaatcaaagcagggtggatcaagtgcgacaagcttctggcattctctgtgacaagagggtaccacaaaagctaaaaggcaagttctatagaacgacgattagaccggctatgttgtatggagcagaatgttggcctacaaagattcgacatgttcaacaactgagtgttgcagaaatgcgtacgttgcgatggatttgcggtcacacaagaatggaccgagttcggaacgatgatatacgtgatcgcctagaggtagcaccaattgaagaaaagcttgtccaacatcggttgaggtggtttgagttgaccatgtccaaaggagacctccagaggcgccagtgcattgtggagtcctaagccaagctaataatatgaggagaggtagaggaagaccgaaattgatattgggggaggcaataaaaagagatttgaaagcttgggatatacctagagatctatgtttgaataggagtacttggaaagcagctattgaagtgcctgaacgtgacttggggctcttggtgggtttcaactctagcctaccccaacttgcttgggactgaaaggctatgttgttattgttgttgttgtgctTTCTACATTGGATTACTATGCCTAAAACCTTGAATGGCAACAGCTTGACCGCATATATTGGCTTATTTATATGCATTAGCCCCTGTAATGTGGTTTTGGACAACCAAAATTTCATAAAAAAATGATTATTAAGAGCTATTCCAAATTTGTGATCCTGCATATGTTGAAAAGTTTATGTTTCACCAGTTACATTACTACAGATGTAGAGGTAGTTGCTTTCGCAAAAAAGGATGTAGAGGTAGTTGCTAGACACTGTTTTGTGATGGTCTGCTTCAAAGATTTGTCTTATGGATCCATAATCTCAGTGGTCCCATATGAGCAAACCCAATTATGCCAATCATTTAGCCAAAGCCAGCAGTACTTGTAGTGTTGCAGTTACAGTGCTATTTTCTACAAGGCATCTCTGTCATATGTGAGAAAGCGCTCTGATGGAAAAGACTCAAAGTTTCAGCGTGTGTTTACTGTGTTCCAGTTTTCCATTCACAGCATTCTGCTGGAGAAGACTTCGAGTTTTGTTTATTGTTATACTGCTTGACAGTTTTAATCACCTAAGACACCAACAGTCAGATTTTTGGGGTCTTTTAGTCATTTAGTTCTTGATAGAACTTGTATACCGTAGCTAACTGATATTACTGGTTTCATTAGTCAAACAAATGTTTGTTAATTATATTGCAAGCAGAATACGTCGTATAGCTATAATGCTGTTGCACATTTTtatggttttttttttgttacttGTAAGGAACTGTCCTCTTTGTTCGCAGGAAGGGAAAGACTTGTCAACCACAGAACATCCCTTTGATGATATTACCTACAATATACCTGAGAAGCCAGTGACATTTACTGAAGGCGCCTCTTATAGTCTTGTAATACTTGCTGGACTCGGAATTGCAGGGGTGGCTGGATATGCTGTGTTCAAAGAGCTTATATTTGAGCCAAAAGAGTAAGTCCCTTGCATTTGTTATTTGGCTTCTGTTTGAACTTTGCAGAATGATAAATGATACAACTATGACTAATTGTATTTTGATATTACAAATGTGTTAATAAATAGTAATTATTACCATATTCTTTTAAGTTCTACAAAATTTCCTTGTCAGAATTTCGCGGTGGTTCTTTAATGATATGATACACATCTCCTGTGTATTTGAGAAAAAAGAACTTCGTAGTGGTCATTCTTCAGATCGTAACACTAATCCCATCTTTATGTGCACTGTACAAATGAACAGTCAATATGATGTGTAATATGGAACTTCTTTTTGCCCTTTTTACTAGTTTATATATACATCTTAATCTGGATGCATCATTGTCTAAGGCACATGTGTCTATGCTTTTCATTTCCTTGGTTCATAGAGTGGCATTTTGTGCAGTATAGGAATAGGAAGCTTTATTATCTGCAACTTTGTGTCACACTTATAGGTTGGCGTGCTACCTGATATGAACAAACTTTTACTATATTGAAAAATGAAGATGAAACCAAATACCATagatctttctgtttttgttccgTTGTCACAAGCCCTATTCTGGTGCATACTGCATTTTTATCCTATAACCTGTAAGAATGTTTCACTACCGAAAGTACTATGCATTGCATTATGTTAAAgctgaacaacaacaacaacaaagccctTTACTCCAAGTAAGTTGGGGGTAGGCTAAAGTTGAAACTCAACATAATAATTTGGTGTTTGGTGCTTTTGTCTGGCATATTGATTGTCCATATGCCTgttttataaataaatatatatttttgaagcTGAAGGAAGATTAGCTAACGCTTGTGCATTGTATAACCACCCAACAGGTACAAGATATTTGGGAAAGCTCTAGCAAGAATTCAGAGTGATAGCCAGGTTTTCGTTGATCATGTTATTTTCCTGTAGATAGTTGTACTTTCCCTCTCTTACTAGTTTTATATATTTTGTCAGGTCACGTCAAGGATTGGCCACCCTATTACTGGATATGGCCAGGAAACTAGAAATCGTgcagctcggcaaagaattccaaATAAGATTTGGACAGATGAGGATGGTGTTGAACATGTGGAGGTAGAACACATTCTTGTCTCTTCTGTTGTGTCTTCTTCCATTCTTCTGTTTTCTTGCACCTAAACCCTAAACCTTAGGTCTACTGTAGCCTAGTCAATAAGAAAGTGGCAACTTTACCTGTTACAGTTATGCTCTCTCTTCTGCAACATTGTTGGGAAACTGCTCTCTGAGAGTTCATTAGTCCCTTAGCAGCATACAGCAATGAGCCAATTATTCTCCTTAAACAACAGCAAGCAGCACGGGAAGAGCTTAATTGTGAATCATAACATAGGGGGAGGTACTAAGATGAGAATTATTTGCCTTCATTGCTAATATCAATACTGAGAGCAGTATCAACACCAGAGAAGATCCTGTTTACATTTTTTGTTGTGCTCGTAGACATTGTTTTTGCTAAATTGGAAAGGAGGCACTAAGGTTGCATTGATGTTAAGTCATATTGTTCATATAGCTATTTTTACGCTGCTCACATGCATTTTTTTCAGGTGAACTTTCTCATCCGTGGGCCACATGGAGCTGGAAAAGTGTATTCAGAGATGTTCAAAGATAATTCTGATCGGACATGGAAGTTCACGTACCTCGTTGTTGATATCGTGTCACCACCACATGCAAAAACACAACTGATGTTAGAATCTTACTTACCAGCATAAGGATGCAAGAAACAAAAGCAGTTAGCAGTGCCATAGCATCTCGAAGGTTCCTCTCCcacatatatattatatctatttCACTTCACATTTGTACCATCCTTGATGTTTACTTTATTTTGTGTTTTGTATTGTCATTTGGTCATAAAAGTTTCGAATTTTGATATTTCCTGAAATAATAGACATCAAACAGTAGGATGAAATATGCTTCTAGTGATTTCTGGAACTAGTAATGCTACACCTACAAAAAGTTGTACAGAAGAGCTACCTAGCATGCTAACTTGaacagcagcaagccagcaacctCAAAGTTACCGGTGTGGTTACATGGAATCTTTTGATTGCTAATTTCAAATTAGCAAGTAAGGTTGTTATCATCCATGCTTATATGTAATACAATTTTTGTGTACACTTTTTTTATAGGTTTAGTGGTACTCTCCCTGTACTAGAGATGTTACCTACCTTGTTTAGCTGAAGGCCATATCAATCCATGCATTGAAGTATTTTTCTTTATAGTAGTTTGTTCAAATCCTCACATATGGATATGTCAGTCCAGTTTCCTTTAAATGTTTGTCAGTTTGTATGGATATGGATATTTGTTCAGTAGTCTGATGATAGGAGTAAGTGTGTTTGCATTCAATAAAGGATTTTCTTCTGAATGTCAGTAGTTTGTATTTTGATTAACTTTGAATATTCCTAAATTTTTTTAAGCCACAAGTTTGTAGCTTTTGAACCTTGCTACATTTCTTTCAAGTCGAAAGTTCCTAACCATACATGTGAAGTTGAGTTAGTTACATTGGTGGTCTTGAAAATTGTATGCAGTACCATCTAGGTCCATAATAAACTCTAAAAATGCACGTGTGGATCCCAACTTGTCGAGTGTGCCATTGGAGGTCCAAATCACCCTAATAAGCGAGCAATCATGTATGTGGTACATTAAGTGGAGCCGGGGCTGTTTAGCAGCGCTCCTTGGAGCAGTTTTTTTTGTGagaatcacttctccatttaGCTAGGAGCTAAAAAACCCGCCCATCATTACTCTCTATTCAAACCCCACCAAAACACTCCATAATCACTTCCCACCTGCTGCTCACCAGTGCTTAGGATCATGTCCCTTCATGCCACATTACATGTTGCCATACCACATAGTCAACTTTATGCTAATTAGGGAACTCTGGACCTCAAGTGGCACACTTAGCAAGTTTAGGGCCTAGATGAACCACATGGAAAGTTTAAGGACTGCCGGTGCACTTCAACTCCGTGAAGTCATTTCCACCGTCCAAGTTCCAGTTGGCTACCTATGATTGTTGTTTTTACCATTATTTATATACAACCATTAGATTTATTGTCAATCTTTACTTGGTTTTTTGTTTGTTTAGATTTTGGCACAAATGGGAAGATCCGATAGAAGTGGCtaaactggagatttataaactATAAGTCTAGGCAAGATTGGGAAATTTAGGAACAAGATTTTCATAATGTACTGCGATCAAACCAGTTTTTACATTGCTAGAAGGCGAAGTGGTTTCAGACAGTTCATATCTGGAAATATTTCAATGTTTCTTTTAGTAATGGGGAAAAGCCCTGCATGCCTGGATGAGGGCATTTTTTATTAGTTCTCATGAGTACCTTGTATCGTCCAAATACGTGGCCTAATCCAGTAAGTCATCTTTGTAAAATCATAGCAACTCTTATTGTAACTGGATTTGGTTTCAAATTAATTCATTTCGAAATGCTCGTCTTAAGGGCTAAGGCATGGATATAATCTTGGCTGTTAGGAACATCTCTCTCTCTTTCTGGAGAACAGTTTCTTTAACTGCCCTACCATTGGCCTCTAATGTGCTGTTGTAACTTTACTGAGCAAAAGGTACCCTAGCCCAGGGAGACTTTCTGGATGCCCGTCAACCTTTGAATGACCACATCTATTGTTCTGCCCCATCGATCAGTCCACTTTTTTTACCAGGTTGATACTCCATcctaatttttttaaattatatagGTCGTTTTGATGTTTCTGGATACGTACCGTTTATTATGCATTTAGGTATCTAGTCAAGCTTTGAGTTTGATTAATTTTAAATAAAAGAGTACTACGATCTAAGACCCCAAAAGGTatagtatgaaaatatatttcatgttcTAACTATACTTATTCTATGTCATATAAATATTAGTGTCCTTTTCTATagaatttggtcaaacttaaaaataattgaggccttgtttagatgccatccaaattccaagttttttcactctctctccatcacatcaatttttagccgcttgcatggagtattaaatgtaggtaaaaaaaataactaattacacagtttagttcgaaatcacgagatgaatcttttgagcctagttgatccacgattagacaatatttgtcaaataagacgaaagtgctactattcatcagtttgaaattttttcgcaatctaaacgaggcctgaaCTAGGACAACTTCAGAAGTTTTATCCTCGGCGGAGGGTTGTCTAGTTATAGGACCTAAAATTCACACTTTCTGTTTCTTTTATCCCATCAATCACCCGCACTGTGAACACGAATCCATCTACAGATTCTCCCTGCAGACTTTATTGATACAGGTCGATGCGGATCCATAGGCTCAGTCATTTCAACCTTTTCAGCGTGCATGGTCCGGCAACTATGCTATGGCTGCACACATTCCACAAGTCATCAACCAAGTGAAATATCTTTCCATCCATCCACCCTTGTCTCCATATCCCTATTCCCTCCTACCCATCAACGCCTTTCGCTGTCACGCATCTACCTGCTCCGGGCTCCGGCCTTTCCTTTGCCGACTTCGTCTGCGACATCAGCATGCCTGATTGGAGCAAAGCTATAACGAACAGTGATGTTCAGCTAGGCTTATAAGTCGTGTTTTTTCagtcaataaataatatttttttttataataaatcaagTGAATAGAGCAATTATGAGTAGGCTTACCTGCTCCCACAATAGATTGGTCGAGTGGTGGATTTATCTTTTAGTGCTCAATTCTTTGGCTACTCGTTGCCTGCGGCCGCGTCGTGTCGTCAGAGTTCCCGGCTTCGCTTTGCTCCAAACATTTCATTTCACGTCCATGACGGGAGAAAGGCTTGCTATCTTGGGAATGCCGGTTTGTTTTAAGTTTAGTATATACAAGACCTGTGTATGAATAGCATAATAAATGGTCAACTTTTTTTAAGAGTTAATAGGGCCAAGCCCCTGTCTTACACTATCAAGATCAGAACGTTATTATAGCATTCGGATGGGTTACATCCATCAGTCCCGTTTAAAGCAAACTGGAAATAGCAATGAAGGAGCCAGAACAAAAAACACTTCC
It encodes:
- the LOC136502750 gene encoding probable mitochondrial import inner membrane translocase subunit TIM21 gives rise to the protein MASRVTRLLMHRRLATAVEASARHAPQAPCAGTAVSKDVAKAEASSLKNSRWYVTRPNTSGPLTTRYECCKVFPCSVRPCASYSTQASDQKAKQEGKDLSTTEHPFDDITYNIPEKPVTFTEGASYSLVILAGLGIAGVAGYAVFKELIFEPKEYKIFGKALARIQSDSQVTSRIGHPITGYGQETRNRAARQRIPNKIWTDEDGVEHVEVNFLIRGPHGAGKVYSEMFKDNSDRTWKFTYLVVDIVSPPHAKTQLMLESYLPA